A genomic stretch from Carcharodon carcharias isolate sCarCar2 chromosome 27 unlocalized genomic scaffold, sCarCar2.pri SUPER_27_unloc_1, whole genome shotgun sequence includes:
- the LOC121273566 gene encoding zinc finger protein 239-like, whose amino-acid sequence MGGGGAPVSARLACRLEPEDVTAEQADSYWLIQSVFHCGHHNAENLKRHKDTRTVEKPWKCGECRKGFKAPSELEIHRRSHTGERPFTCSECGKGFTQSSNLLAHEQVHTGEGPFTCSICGKGFTQLSALLRHQAVHTGGRPFTCSECGKGFTRSSSLLTHQRVHTGERPFTCSECGKGFTRSSSLLTHQGVHTSERPFTCSVCGKGFGDSSSLARHQRVHTGVRSFQCFLCGKGFTLSSNLWRHQRIHAREKLFNCSECGKGFTNSPALQNHQRVHTGKMPFTCSECGKGFTRPSHLQTHQRVHTEERLFT is encoded by the exons atgggtgggggcggggctccTGTGTCCGCACGCCTGGCCTGCAGACTGGAACCCGAGGACGTCACCGCGGAGCAGGCTGATTCCTATTGGCTGATTCAGTCAGTGTTCCATTGTGGACATCACAATGCGGAA AACCTAAAGAGACACAAGGACACACGTACCGTGGAGAAACCCTGGAAATGTGGGGAGTGCAGGAAGGGATTCAAAGCCCCATCTGAGCTGGAAATTCATCGGCgcagtcacaccggggagaggccgttcacctgctccgagtgtgggaagggattcactcagtcatccaacttGCTGGCACACGAGCAGGTTCATACCGGGGaggggccattcacctgctccatttgtgggaagggattcactcagttatcagCCCTGCTGCGACACCAGGCAGTTCACACTGgagggaggccattcacctgctctgagtgtggcaaGGGATTTACTAGATCATCCagtctgctgacacaccagcgagttcacaccggggaaaggccattcacctgctctgaatgtgggaagggatttactagATCATCCAgtctgctgacacaccagggagTTCACACCAGcgaaaggccattcacctgctctgtgtgtgggaagggattcggcGATTCATCCAGCCTCgcgagacaccagcgagttcatacagGGGTGAGGTCATTCCAATGTTTCCtttgtggaaagggattcactcttTCATCCAACCTGTGGAGACACCAGCGAATACACGCCAGGGAGAAGCTGTTcaactgctctgagtgtgggaagggattcactaatTCACCTGCCCTGCAgaatcaccagcgagttcacactgggaagatgccattcacctgctctgagtgtgggaagggattcactcggccATCTCACCTCCAGACACATCAGCGAGTccacactgaggagaggctgttcacc